In one window of Pseudobdellovibrionaceae bacterium DNA:
- the ppk1 gene encoding polyphosphate kinase 1, giving the protein MSEEHPFIRYFNRELSWLNFNERVLHQARDPQTPLLERVRFLSIFTSNLDEFFMKRVGYLKRVIGRGLLQVGHEGSNPIELERLIREKVHALLEVRTHCFYDEIVPALAEQGVVFLSWKDLSESEKQAAQDYSRQKVFPILTPLAVDPAHPFPFLSNLSVSLGVRLQHPQRKDHMFARIKVPSVIPQWVLIEGETSPPTFRLLSLVDLITHNLDELFPEMEILNVMPFRVTRNADIDLLSDDVEDLVDVVEEELRQRRVASVVRLECADQTDTPILEMLQEELEITPADIYQGSGELNHYALNEIAALPLPQLKYPPHHPVVPAALHDEGVTIFKSLAERDVLVHHPYESFNASVLRFIEEAVNDPHVLAIKMTLYRAGENSPIIPLLIEAAEKGKQVVVVVELKARFDEARNIYWAEMLEKAGVHVAYGMVGKKVHSKIILVIRREGQDYRMYGHVGTGNYNADTARFYTDIGLFTCDPQVTSEMIDIFNFLTGLSLKKNYKKFLVAPLNMEKRFLDLIQAEAEQAKNSRPARIMAKMNSLEDQRICDALYEASQAGVKIDLIVRGFCTIRPGVKGLSENIQVRSAIGRFLEHSRIFYFQSGKSDPLEGLFLMGSADWMYRNLNNRIETILPVTDLKNKKECWKILTYMLEDQQQTWQLLEDGTYHPPAPVREEGLLGVHDRFIARYKKRSEKQKKKRGSR; this is encoded by the coding sequence ATGTCCGAAGAACACCCATTTATCAGATATTTTAATCGCGAACTGAGTTGGCTAAATTTTAATGAGAGAGTCTTGCACCAGGCTCGCGATCCCCAAACACCGCTATTAGAACGAGTCCGGTTTTTGTCGATATTCACCTCAAACCTAGATGAGTTTTTTATGAAACGGGTGGGGTACTTAAAGCGGGTCATTGGCCGAGGGCTATTGCAGGTGGGCCATGAGGGTTCAAATCCAATTGAGCTTGAGAGGCTGATTCGCGAAAAGGTTCACGCCCTTCTCGAAGTGAGGACTCACTGTTTTTACGATGAGATTGTGCCCGCCTTGGCAGAGCAGGGCGTGGTGTTTTTGAGCTGGAAAGATCTGTCTGAGTCAGAAAAACAAGCCGCTCAAGATTATTCAAGGCAAAAAGTGTTTCCCATATTGACTCCACTTGCCGTGGATCCTGCCCATCCCTTTCCGTTTTTATCGAATTTATCGGTGTCTTTGGGTGTGCGTTTGCAACACCCTCAGCGAAAAGACCACATGTTTGCCCGAATCAAGGTGCCTAGTGTGATACCGCAGTGGGTGCTAATTGAAGGCGAGACCTCTCCACCCACTTTTCGACTTTTAAGTTTAGTGGATCTCATAACACATAACCTCGATGAGTTATTTCCCGAAATGGAGATTCTCAACGTCATGCCCTTTCGGGTGACCCGAAATGCCGACATCGACCTGTTGAGTGATGATGTTGAAGACCTTGTTGACGTGGTCGAAGAAGAGCTCAGGCAGCGTCGTGTGGCCTCAGTGGTGCGACTAGAATGCGCCGATCAAACCGACACACCGATTCTTGAGATGCTGCAAGAAGAACTTGAGATCACTCCAGCAGACATTTATCAGGGGAGTGGTGAGCTCAACCACTATGCTTTGAATGAAATAGCCGCATTGCCGCTGCCGCAATTGAAATACCCGCCCCACCATCCGGTGGTGCCGGCTGCTTTGCATGATGAAGGGGTGACGATTTTTAAGTCTCTAGCCGAGCGTGACGTGTTGGTGCATCACCCCTATGAGAGTTTTAATGCCAGTGTGTTGCGATTTATTGAAGAAGCCGTGAATGATCCTCACGTGCTAGCGATAAAAATGACCCTATATCGGGCGGGTGAAAATTCTCCCATTATCCCCTTGCTCATTGAGGCTGCCGAAAAAGGCAAGCAAGTGGTTGTAGTGGTAGAATTGAAGGCCCGATTTGATGAAGCCAGAAATATCTATTGGGCTGAAATGCTAGAGAAAGCCGGCGTTCACGTGGCCTACGGTATGGTGGGAAAGAAGGTTCACAGTAAGATCATTTTAGTGATTCGCCGAGAGGGTCAAGACTACCGTATGTATGGACATGTTGGCACAGGAAACTACAATGCCGATACGGCAAGGTTCTATACAGATATCGGTCTTTTTACTTGTGATCCGCAAGTGACATCGGAGATGATTGATATTTTTAATTTTCTCACAGGGTTGTCCTTAAAGAAAAACTATAAAAAATTTCTAGTCGCCCCTTTAAATATGGAAAAGCGATTTTTAGATTTAATTCAAGCAGAGGCCGAACAGGCTAAAAACAGCCGGCCGGCGCGGATCATGGCAAAAATGAATAGCCTTGAAGACCAGCGTATTTGTGATGCGCTCTATGAGGCCTCGCAAGCGGGAGTAAAAATCGATTTAATTGTGCGCGGGTTTTGCACCATTAGGCCAGGGGTGAAGGGTTTGAGTGAGAACATTCAAGTGCGATCCGCTATCGGGCGCTTTTTAGAGCACTCACGAATTTTTTATTTTCAATCCGGAAAATCTGACCCCTTGGAAGGTTTGTTTTTAATGGGCTCAGCTGATTGGATGTATCGCAACTTAAACAACCGAATTGAAACCATTTTGCCGGTGACAGATTTGAAAAATAAAAAAGAATGTTGGAAAATTCTGACCTATATGTTGGAGGATCAGCAACAGACTTGGCAGCTTCTTGAAGACGGAACCTATCATCCGCCGGCGCCGGTGCGGGAAGAGGGTTTGTTGGGGGTGCATGATCGTTTTATAGCCAGGTACAAAAAACGCTCTGAAAAACAAAAGAAAAAGCGGGGTTCACGGTGA
- a CDS encoding M28 family peptidase codes for MRNRLAVFIGVIVFTSWAHSLENAGPREAIVADLSMLEKVGVAPKAVSNELGLGMALATSDQQKMISQVAHADGRCGGYEKLFLSRQQKMQGMAMSSPSLFASLIDHNQKNKAYEKRFRLFNSSVTLDYSADVAEAVSQVDFTKIKETVEWLSSFETRYHLSSTPNRHIDPFVQRLNQMVQGLDFNVDVERISHSSTRQDSIRVRIPGLQRSQEIIVLGGHLDSINQSWGDLAPGADDNASGSADLVEALRVILAHGPLDRTIEFFWYAGEETGLVGSGEIAREYNATNKDVVAVLQLDMTMVAGEGRFTMSSMTDYTSSWLREYFGELNRHYIKARVLEGRCGYGCSDHVSWYRQGYPTLLPFEASLQTFNRKIHSVRDIVDSDSDFQHAAMFAKIAVALGLQLGNSTDRQPY; via the coding sequence TTGAGAAATCGGTTAGCTGTTTTCATAGGGGTGATAGTTTTTACTAGCTGGGCTCACAGTTTAGAAAATGCAGGGCCGCGCGAGGCGATCGTTGCCGATTTATCCATGCTAGAAAAAGTCGGTGTGGCTCCAAAAGCGGTATCAAATGAGTTGGGCCTGGGAATGGCTTTAGCCACAAGTGATCAGCAAAAAATGATATCGCAAGTGGCGCATGCAGATGGTCGATGCGGTGGCTATGAAAAATTATTTCTAAGCCGTCAACAAAAAATGCAAGGGATGGCCATGTCTTCGCCCTCCTTATTTGCAAGCCTCATTGATCATAATCAAAAAAACAAAGCCTATGAAAAACGATTTCGACTATTTAACTCATCTGTGACTCTGGATTACAGCGCTGACGTGGCCGAGGCTGTTTCGCAGGTGGACTTTACTAAAATTAAAGAAACAGTGGAGTGGTTGTCTTCATTCGAAACTCGTTACCACCTCAGCAGTACTCCAAATAGGCACATCGACCCTTTTGTTCAGCGACTCAATCAAATGGTGCAAGGTTTAGATTTTAATGTGGACGTGGAGCGCATCAGCCATTCATCCACCCGCCAAGACTCCATTCGGGTGCGCATCCCCGGGCTGCAAAGGTCTCAAGAAATTATCGTGCTCGGTGGGCATCTGGATTCGATCAATCAAAGTTGGGGGGATTTAGCGCCGGGAGCTGATGATAATGCTTCAGGGTCTGCTGACCTTGTGGAGGCCCTGCGAGTGATTTTGGCCCATGGGCCGCTTGATCGCACCATAGAATTTTTTTGGTATGCCGGCGAAGAGACAGGACTTGTTGGCTCAGGTGAAATAGCTCGCGAGTACAACGCGACCAACAAAGATGTGGTGGCAGTATTGCAGCTAGATATGACCATGGTGGCCGGCGAGGGGCGGTTCACCATGAGTTCAATGACAGATTACACAAGCAGTTGGCTTCGTGAATATTTTGGTGAGCTCAATCGCCACTACATTAAGGCTCGCGTGCTTGAAGGGCGATGTGGATATGGCTGCAGTGACCATGTGTCTTGGTACCGGCAGGGATATCCGACGTTGTTGCCCTTTGAAGCCAGCTTGCAGACGTTCAATCGAAAAATCCACTCTGTGCGAGATATCGTAGATAGCGATTCTGATTTTCAACATGCAGCCATGTTTGCCAAGATAGCTGTGGCTTTGGGTCTCCAGCTGGGCAACTCAACGGATCGTCAGCCGTATTAA